A window of Phosphitispora fastidiosa contains these coding sequences:
- a CDS encoding biotin/lipoyl-containing protein, whose translation MKKKLKITINNQSYLVTVEEVRESALQAVEPQGVVGRPVASRPSIRPLPSKPVLVDASRNEAGTGVVSPMPGVILNVKVQEGDSVKQGDVVVVLEAMKMENEITAKKGGVVGEVLVKEGQTVSAGEVIMVID comes from the coding sequence ATGAAGAAAAAACTGAAAATAACCATCAACAACCAAAGTTACTTGGTTACCGTGGAAGAAGTAAGGGAATCTGCACTGCAGGCTGTGGAGCCACAGGGAGTAGTTGGCAGACCGGTTGCTTCACGTCCTTCGATAAGACCGCTGCCATCCAAACCAGTCTTGGTTGATGCTTCCAGAAATGAGGCGGGGACCGGGGTGGTTTCTCCAATGCCGGGTGTTATTTTGAACGTAAAAGTTCAAGAGGGTGACTCCGTAAAGCAGGGAGATGTTGTGGTAGTTCTTGAGGCTATGAAAATGGAGAACGAAATAACTGCCAAAAAAGGGGGTGTTGTCGGGGAAGTGCTGGTTAAGGAAGGCCAAACCGTATCAGCAGGAGAAGTGATAATGGTTATTGACTAA
- a CDS encoding acetate--CoA ligase, protein MGDNFEGLKTVGTGLIPPHVRAFMKWAEEDPEGFWENAAVKAANDIHWFKKWDKVFTWDYPTFRWFEGGLTNISYNCLDYNIERGRAGRAALVAESGETSEANTVTYAELLYRVQKIAAALRGMGAKKGDRIVVYMPTSIDSIATMLACARIGAIHVVIFAGFSAGAVADRVNISGAQYVILQDQNLRRGKPVNLKKIVDDGLDRCPPDQIKKVVVLKKGANPEMKDGRDIFWDDFLAGGEGQSSAVELMESNEPLFMLPTSGTTAKPKVTVQKHGGYQIYVYNMAKWIYGLDETDIWFCTSDIGWIVGHSYNVYGPLLHGCTSVIYEGTPDYPRKDMWWAIAEKYKATALWLSPTGVRGLMRLGLDQAKSHDLSTVKRIFCAGEVLNPPAWKWLQEEVFENRIPVIDHMWQTETSGPIFANPYGLGMIPIKPGSAGIPVPGVVMEIVDDKTGEKTPIGDKGAMLIKRPFPGLVSTLWGDPETYLTSYWEKYPATKGAYYCGDAATMDEDGYIWFAGRSDEVMKIAAHRIGTIEVENALISHEAVAESGVSGVPDELRGEVACAFVVLKAGYEPSKELTQELITHVRNTMGPIVVMRDIQFVKILPKTRSGKIMRRVMRTLWSNAELGDLSTIEEEASVSEIKEAIQKMRG, encoded by the coding sequence ATGGGAGACAATTTTGAGGGTTTGAAGACAGTGGGAACCGGTCTAATCCCGCCGCACGTGAGAGCTTTTATGAAATGGGCTGAGGAGGACCCGGAGGGGTTCTGGGAGAATGCAGCAGTTAAAGCTGCAAATGATATCCACTGGTTTAAGAAATGGGATAAGGTGTTTACTTGGGACTACCCGACATTCAGGTGGTTCGAAGGCGGGCTTACCAACATCAGCTACAACTGCCTGGATTATAATATCGAGAGAGGGCGTGCCGGCCGGGCGGCTCTGGTAGCTGAATCGGGTGAAACCAGTGAGGCTAATACGGTAACGTATGCTGAGCTCCTCTATAGGGTACAAAAAATTGCCGCAGCCCTGCGCGGTATGGGGGCAAAAAAAGGCGACCGGATAGTTGTCTACATGCCCACCAGCATAGATTCCATCGCAACAATGCTGGCTTGTGCCCGGATAGGAGCAATCCATGTGGTGATATTCGCCGGTTTTTCCGCCGGAGCGGTAGCTGACCGGGTCAATATCTCCGGTGCCCAGTACGTAATTCTGCAGGATCAGAATTTGCGTCGGGGCAAACCGGTAAACCTGAAGAAAATTGTTGATGATGGGCTTGACAGGTGCCCCCCGGACCAAATTAAAAAAGTGGTGGTGCTTAAAAAAGGCGCCAACCCTGAGATGAAAGACGGCCGGGACATTTTCTGGGATGATTTTTTAGCCGGTGGCGAGGGCCAGAGTTCTGCAGTGGAACTTATGGAATCAAATGAACCTCTGTTCATGCTGCCTACCTCGGGAACCACGGCCAAGCCGAAAGTAACTGTGCAAAAACACGGTGGCTACCAGATATATGTATACAATATGGCCAAGTGGATTTATGGTCTCGACGAAACCGATATCTGGTTCTGTACTTCAGATATTGGATGGATTGTAGGGCACAGCTATAATGTATACGGCCCGCTGCTTCATGGCTGTACATCGGTGATCTATGAAGGAACCCCCGATTACCCGCGAAAAGATATGTGGTGGGCCATTGCGGAGAAATATAAAGCCACTGCATTATGGTTATCCCCTACCGGTGTACGCGGTCTGATGAGACTGGGCCTGGACCAGGCAAAAAGTCACGATTTAAGCACAGTCAAACGCATATTCTGTGCCGGCGAGGTGCTGAACCCGCCGGCCTGGAAGTGGCTGCAAGAGGAAGTGTTTGAAAACCGTATTCCGGTTATAGACCATATGTGGCAGACCGAGACCTCGGGTCCGATTTTTGCCAATCCCTACGGACTGGGAATGATACCTATCAAGCCTGGTTCTGCAGGTATCCCGGTTCCCGGTGTGGTAATGGAGATCGTAGATGACAAGACCGGTGAAAAGACACCAATTGGAGATAAGGGCGCCATGCTGATAAAAAGACCATTCCCCGGCCTGGTGTCAACGCTGTGGGGAGATCCGGAAACATATTTGACTTCATATTGGGAGAAATACCCGGCCACAAAGGGAGCCTACTATTGCGGTGATGCAGCTACAATGGATGAAGACGGTTATATCTGGTTTGCCGGCCGTTCTGATGAAGTAATGAAAATTGCTGCCCACCGGATTGGCACAATTGAGGTGGAAAATGCCCTGATATCCCATGAGGCTGTAGCAGAAAGTGGCGTTTCCGGAGTCCCTGATGAATTGCGCGGTGAGGTAGCCTGTGCATTTGTTGTCCTCAAAGCCGGCTATGAGCCCTCTAAAGAACTTACACAAGAACTGATTACCCATGTTCGCAATACCATGGGTCCAATAGTGGTAATGCGGGACATCCAGTTTGTTAAAATACTGCCCAAGACCCGCAGTGGTAAAATCATGCGCCGGGTTATGCGTACTCTCTGGTCGAATGCCGAACTGGGTGATCTGTCAACTATTGAGGAGGAAGCTTCGGTTAGTGAAATTAAGGAAGCTATCCAAAAGATGCGCGGCTAA
- the meaB gene encoding methylmalonyl Co-A mutase-associated GTPase MeaB: MEEMLKKVISGDRRTVARAITMVENRDPRRYKMLAGLRSRVSHALVVGITGPPGAGKSALADRLITEYRRKGLTVGIIAVDPSSPFTGGALLGDRIRMQQHATDSGVFIRSMGTRGSLGGLSLATGEAAQILAASGKDIILIETVGVGQSEMEIMKIADTTIVVLTPGGGDSIQTIKAGIMEIADVFALNKADLPGARRMAREVRIMVETNCHGAPWCPPVVETVTINGQGVSELAQAVKNHCQYLSESGKLEEKRQQRVLDELSETIISLFGEWLGRQGQQQGLLTNAAHRVASGQADPYGAAVAMLQGIFAGGFKEEIYSFGCQDVL, from the coding sequence ATGGAAGAAATGCTGAAAAAGGTGATTTCCGGAGACCGGAGAACGGTAGCGCGAGCTATTACTATGGTTGAAAACAGGGACCCCCGGAGATATAAAATGCTGGCAGGACTGCGGTCACGGGTTTCCCATGCTTTAGTTGTCGGCATCACCGGTCCTCCTGGCGCAGGCAAGAGCGCCCTGGCAGACCGGCTAATTACTGAGTACCGCCGGAAGGGGCTGACTGTGGGCATAATCGCAGTTGACCCCAGCAGTCCCTTTACCGGTGGCGCCCTTCTGGGGGACCGTATCCGGATGCAGCAGCATGCTACAGACAGTGGTGTCTTTATCCGCAGCATGGGCACCAGGGGCAGTCTTGGAGGACTGTCCCTGGCAACCGGGGAAGCGGCACAGATTTTGGCTGCCAGCGGTAAAGATATCATATTGATAGAAACTGTTGGAGTTGGGCAGTCTGAGATGGAAATAATGAAGATTGCAGATACCACCATAGTTGTACTTACACCCGGAGGGGGTGACAGTATCCAGACCATCAAGGCTGGGATAATGGAGATTGCCGATGTATTTGCCTTAAACAAGGCCGACCTGCCCGGGGCCAGGCGTATGGCCAGAGAGGTCAGGATAATGGTTGAAACAAACTGTCACGGAGCCCCCTGGTGTCCTCCGGTGGTTGAGACGGTAACAATCAATGGACAGGGGGTCAGTGAGCTGGCTCAGGCTGTAAAAAACCATTGCCAATACCTGTCTGAGAGCGGAAAACTGGAGGAGAAACGGCAGCAGCGTGTCCTGGATGAACTTTCGGAGACAATAATCTCCTTGTTTGGCGAGTGGTTAGGACGGCAGGGACAACAACAAGGACTGCTCACAAACGCGGCCCACCGGGTTGCCTCTGGGCAGGCTGACCCTTATGGGGCAGCCGTGGCGATGCTCCAGGGGATATTTGCCGGAGGGTTCAAGGAAGAGATATATTCCTTTGGCTGCCAGGATGTGTTATAA
- a CDS encoding sigma 54-interacting transcriptional regulator — MMLADFNVAIVGAGRGGATLYRILKTMERINIAGIADKNPHAPGMLLAKKDGVFNTTDFVELIRKPGIDVIIEATGQNEVQSRIHHVKHGDTAVMEAQAADLMMLILEEKEKLLEIKRIKGELSAILNSVQEAIEVADMNGLIKYVNPAFSRVTGIPEETRIGQNIFEVSPEGALAQAILTQKPVTGQRKVGGSDSEVVSNACPIAIDGSIYGAVVSFQPITDIMKLMDELKDSCNMIRNLQNRLGQVSGSKYSFDDLAGRSQGIIEAKLMGRKAALTDSTVIIYGESGTGKELFAHALHKASNRSGAPFIKVNCAAIPETLLESEFFGHEKGAFTGATKTKLGKFELAQGGSIFLDEIGDMNLSLQSKLLRVLQEKEIERIGGSVTIKTDVRVISATNRNLKEMVKKGDFRQDLFYRLNVVELHIPPLRERKEDLKLLIDYFISRFSRKLGKKVKGVSRKAYERLYVYHWPGNIRELENVLESAIIKMDNGEEVITHLHIGQLAGRLLETGSWCPGEIVPIEEMEKKMIKRALDEFGGSLEGKKQAASTLKISLATLYNKMKKFGY, encoded by the coding sequence ATGATGTTGGCTGATTTTAATGTTGCCATAGTTGGCGCCGGCCGCGGGGGAGCAACTCTGTACAGGATCCTGAAAACCATGGAGCGCATCAATATTGCCGGGATTGCTGACAAAAACCCTCATGCTCCAGGGATGCTGCTGGCCAAAAAGGATGGTGTGTTCAACACTACGGACTTTGTGGAACTTATAAGAAAACCCGGAATTGATGTGATTATAGAAGCCACCGGTCAAAATGAGGTCCAGAGCAGGATTCATCACGTCAAGCATGGTGACACGGCAGTAATGGAAGCACAGGCTGCCGACCTGATGATGTTGATATTGGAAGAAAAAGAGAAGCTGCTGGAAATTAAAAGAATAAAAGGAGAACTTTCAGCTATTCTGAATTCGGTCCAGGAGGCCATAGAAGTTGCCGATATGAACGGGCTTATCAAATACGTCAACCCGGCCTTCAGCAGGGTTACAGGCATTCCGGAAGAGACCCGGATAGGGCAGAATATTTTTGAGGTCTCACCGGAGGGGGCTCTGGCTCAGGCTATCCTAACTCAAAAGCCTGTGACCGGCCAGCGGAAAGTTGGCGGTTCAGATTCCGAGGTTGTCTCGAATGCATGTCCAATAGCGATTGATGGCAGTATATATGGTGCGGTGGTTTCTTTTCAACCCATTACAGATATAATGAAGCTTATGGATGAACTGAAAGATAGCTGTAACATGATCCGTAACCTGCAGAACAGGCTGGGGCAGGTTAGTGGCAGCAAATACTCCTTTGATGATTTAGCGGGACGCTCTCAGGGTATTATAGAAGCCAAACTGATGGGCAGGAAAGCAGCCTTGACAGATTCCACGGTAATAATTTACGGTGAAAGCGGGACAGGGAAAGAGCTTTTTGCCCATGCCCTGCACAAGGCAAGCAACCGCAGCGGAGCGCCATTTATTAAAGTTAATTGTGCCGCTATACCGGAGACCCTGCTGGAAAGTGAGTTTTTTGGGCATGAGAAAGGCGCATTTACGGGAGCGACGAAAACAAAGCTCGGCAAATTTGAATTGGCTCAGGGAGGCTCCATTTTTCTGGATGAAATAGGTGATATGAACCTTTCTTTACAGTCAAAGCTGCTCAGGGTTCTTCAGGAAAAGGAAATAGAGCGGATTGGCGGGTCTGTTACTATCAAGACCGATGTTCGGGTAATTTCTGCTACCAACAGAAACCTGAAAGAGATGGTCAAAAAGGGCGATTTCAGGCAAGACCTTTTTTACAGGCTCAATGTAGTGGAGCTTCACATACCTCCCCTGAGGGAGAGGAAGGAAGACCTGAAATTATTAATAGATTATTTTATTAGCAGGTTTAGCCGGAAACTTGGCAAAAAGGTTAAAGGGGTCTCCCGGAAAGCATATGAACGCCTTTATGTATATCACTGGCCCGGAAATATTAGGGAACTCGAAAATGTCCTTGAGAGTGCCATCATAAAAATGGACAACGGGGAAGAGGTCATTACCCATTTGCATATTGGACAATTGGCGGGAAGACTATTAGAGACAGGATCCTGGTGTCCCGGTGAAATTGTCCCAATCGAAGAAATGGAAAAGAAAATGATTAAAAGGGCTCTGGATGAATTTGGAGGCAGTTTGGAAGGCAAAAAGCAGGCGGCCTCTACCTTGAAAATTTCCCTGGCTACTCTCTATAACAAGATGAAGAAATTTGGTTACTAA
- a CDS encoding fumarate hydratase produces the protein MKTIKYEDIVSVVSGLCQEANYYLEEDVLRAIQKSREQEDSPLGINILDQLIENAKIAREERLPMCQDTGFAVFFVEVGQDLRLEGGVLEDAINEGVRQGYTEGYLRKSIVGHPLERKNTGDNTPAIIYTNLVAGDKLKITIAPKGGGSENMSGVRMLKPAQGVEGVKSFVIETVDKAGSNPCPPIVVGVGIGGTMEKAALLAKQALLRPLDQRHEDPSIATLEEDLLEEINKLGIGPQGLGGRTTALAVNVEIFPAHIASLPVAVNINCHSARHKTIIL, from the coding sequence ATGAAAACAATCAAATATGAGGACATTGTCAGTGTAGTCAGCGGATTGTGTCAGGAGGCAAATTACTATCTGGAGGAAGATGTTCTGAGAGCTATCCAGAAAAGCCGGGAACAGGAAGATTCTCCCCTTGGCATCAATATTCTCGACCAGTTGATTGAAAATGCGAAAATAGCCCGGGAAGAAAGGCTGCCGATGTGTCAGGACACGGGTTTTGCGGTATTTTTTGTGGAAGTCGGGCAGGATCTTCGCCTTGAAGGGGGTGTCCTGGAAGATGCAATTAATGAAGGTGTACGGCAGGGTTATACTGAGGGCTACCTAAGGAAATCCATAGTTGGGCATCCCCTGGAAAGAAAAAATACCGGGGATAATACTCCGGCCATAATTTATACCAACCTGGTGGCTGGGGATAAACTGAAAATCACCATTGCTCCCAAGGGAGGCGGTAGTGAGAACATGAGTGGTGTCAGAATGCTGAAGCCGGCCCAGGGAGTCGAGGGTGTGAAGAGTTTTGTTATTGAGACTGTAGATAAGGCCGGTTCTAATCCCTGCCCGCCAATTGTTGTGGGGGTAGGCATTGGGGGAACCATGGAAAAGGCGGCGCTCCTGGCCAAACAGGCTCTCCTGAGACCGCTGGATCAGCGGCATGAGGACCCGTCTATAGCAACTTTGGAAGAGGACCTGCTGGAGGAGATAAACAAATTGGGCATTGGGCCCCAGGGTCTTGGCGGCAGGACAACTGCACTGGCTGTTAATGTAGAGATTTTTCCGGCACATATTGCAAGTCTGCCGGTGGCAGTAAACATTAACTGTCATTCAGCACGGCACAAAACTATTATTTTATGA
- a CDS encoding Fe-S-containing hydro-lyase → MAEYTVAAPLDDDMIEKLEAGDLVFLNGTIYTGRDAAHKKLFELIQEGKELPVDLTGQIIYYVGPSPARPGQVIGSAGPTTSGRMDAYTPALLDLGLKGMIGKGLRSREVLDSIKKNRAIYFAATGGAAALISKRIIKSEVVAYPELGPEAIYRLEVENFPVIVVNDTHGGDMYNMGRQQYQGE, encoded by the coding sequence TTGGCTGAATATACAGTGGCAGCGCCTTTGGATGATGATATGATTGAAAAACTAGAAGCCGGGGACTTGGTGTTCCTTAATGGTACGATTTATACCGGTCGGGATGCGGCACATAAAAAATTATTTGAATTGATACAGGAGGGCAAAGAACTGCCTGTTGATCTCACAGGTCAGATAATATATTACGTGGGACCTTCTCCGGCTAGGCCGGGACAGGTAATTGGTTCTGCGGGACCCACCACCAGCGGGCGTATGGATGCATACACACCGGCCCTGCTGGACCTTGGCTTAAAAGGTATGATTGGCAAAGGCCTGCGTTCCCGGGAAGTGCTTGATTCCATCAAAAAAAACAGGGCAATTTACTTTGCGGCTACTGGAGGGGCGGCTGCCCTTATTTCAAAACGCATCATCAAGTCAGAAGTTGTTGCTTATCCTGAGCTGGGTCCGGAAGCTATATACCGGTTGGAGGTCGAGAACTTCCCGGTGATTGTCGTTAATGATACCCATGGTGGAG